A region of Triplophysa dalaica isolate WHDGS20190420 chromosome 20, ASM1584641v1, whole genome shotgun sequence DNA encodes the following proteins:
- the LOC130409544 gene encoding thyrotropin subunit beta: MLFCVLLILFGGDVIMACSLENYTLYVDRHECGHCMAINTTICSGMCFTQDTNVPGFVGKRFLIQKGCMHRSLVYRAARMPGCPHHIDPVFFYPTARRCRCMKCNTTKNECVHKPKRMPNKCSEHLRAV, from the exons ATGTTATTTTGTGTCCTGCTCATTCTGTTCGGTGGAGATGTCATCATGGCCTGTTCATTGGAAAACTACACACTGTACGTGGACAGACACGAGTGCGGTCATTGCATGGCTATCAACACAACCATATGCAGCGGAATGTGCTTCACACAG GATACCAACGTGCCAGGATTTGTGGGCAAGCGTTTCCTGATTCAGAAGGGATGCATGCACCGCTCTCTGGTCTATCGTGCTGCCAGGATGCCCGGCTGTCCTCACCACATTGACCCGGTCTTCTTTTATCCGACGGCCCGGCGATGCCGCTGCATGAAATGCAACACCACCAAAAACGAGTGTGTCCACAAGCCCAAACGCATGCCTAACAAATGCTCCGAACACCTGCGTGctgtttga
- the slc25a55b gene encoding solute carrier family 25 member 55b, producing the protein MTQQPISLPAKLINGGVAGLVGVTCVFPIDLAKTRLQNQRGNQQVYKNMMDCLIKTVRSEGYFGMYRGAAVNLTLVTPEKAIKLAANDFFRQRLSMGELKLNVFQEMLAGCGAGTCQVIITTPMEMLKIQLQDAGRLVAQQRQLALLHTVKLGAAGTVMNCSYSMGPVSSIRKVSAIQITQDLLRTKGIQGLYKGLGATLMRDIPFSVVYFPLFAHVNQLGKTSEDEKAPFYWSFISGCVAGCTAAVAVNPCDVVKTRLQSLNKSANEDSYNGVTDCIRKIMRREGPTAFLKGAGCRALIIAPLFGIAQVVYSIGVGEFLLGQTPFNLYSV; encoded by the exons ATGACTCAACAACCAATCAG CCTCCCTGCTAAACTCATCAATGGCGGAGTTGCTGGACTGGTGGGTGTTACCTGCGTGTTTCCCATTGATCTGGCCAAGACAAGACTCCAGAATCAAAGAGGAAACCAACAGGTCTACAAAAATAT GATGGACTGTTTGATAAAGACGGTTCGTTCCGAGGGATACTTTGGAATGTACAGAG GTGCTGCAGTCAACCTGACACTGGTGACCCCTGAAAAAGCCATCAAACTCGCCGCCAACGATTTCTTTCGCCAGCGACTCAGCATGGGAGA ACTCAAGCTGAACGTGTTTCAGGAGATGTTGGCGGGATGCGGGGCTGGGACGTGTCAGGTTATCATCACAACCCCTATGGAAATGCTCAAAATTCAGCTTCAGGATGCAGGTCGACTCG TGGCCCAGCAGAGACAGCTGGCTCTGCTTCACACCGTGAAGCTGGGAGCGGCCGGTACGGTCATGAACTGCTCATACAGCATGGGTCCCGTGTCTTCCATCAGGAAAGTGTCGGCCATTCAGATTACCCAAGATCTGCTGCGCACGAAGGGCATCCAGGGACTTTACAAAGGTCTAGGAGCTACCCTCATGAG GGACATTCCATTCTCTGTGGTTTACTTTCCCCTATTCGCCCATGTCAACCAGCTGGGCAAGACATCGGAGGATGAGAAAGCTCCTTTCTATTGGTCTTTTATTTCAGGCTGTGTAGCCGGATGTACGGCGGCTGTAGCAGTCAACCCTTGTGATG TGGTGAAAACCAGACTGCAGTCACTCAATAAAAGCGCAAATGAAGACTCCTACAATGGTGTTACAGACTGCATCAG GAAGATAATGCGGAGGGAGGGACCAACGGCGTTCCTGAAGGGGGCCGGCTGCAGGGCTCTTATCATCGCTCCACTCTTCGGGATTGCTCAAGTGGTTTACTCGATCGGTGTAGGAGAGTTCCTCTTAGGACAAACCCCTTTCAACCTTTACTCTGTTTAA
- the zgc:101663 gene encoding alpha-1,3-mannosyl-glycoprotein 4-beta-N-acetylglucosaminyltransferase C, which yields MRCHLKTLVQLAAGLFILASVYIMRRPPSENKSLAWIWDRETWPEEIKSHYLRFNVSIKLLAGEPQQTKKYLTVGLASVKRQKDSYLQSTLKSIFTQSSEKELAEMVVVVLLADFDLNWVQQTVQTITEEFSQHLSKGQLLVIHAHQGSYPPLTGLKSNFNDAPKRVTFRSKQNVDYSFLLHFCSNLSQYYIMLEDDVICSRNFLSSIREHVHSLYASKWATLEFSKLGYIGKLYKSRDLPTLARFLYNFYQEMPCDFLLTHFRTLLMQDKVIRFRPSLFQHVGTYSSFQGTLNRLKDEDFLDELADNPPADINTNIPAFTTYTPDRAYNQDSSYFWGTSPIGPESYFFVAFHKPALVSRVRILTGLEGKDLLASAVVEIGRTLLKKESKMECSGLETLGSLQQGKFDKSDIEKLVNTNSSCVQIRVTAEQSDWVVINYFQIWTVKAYRSHDENIAT from the exons ATGAGATGCCATCTGAAAACATTGGTCCAGTTAGCGGCTGGTCTTTTCATATTGGCCAGCGTCTACATCATGCGGAGACCACCGTCGGAAAACAAG TCATTGGCCTGGATCTGGGACAGAGAGACTTGGCCTGAAGAGATTAAGAGCCATTACCTCCGTTTCAATGTTTCCATTAAACTTCTGGCAGGAGAACCTCAGCAGACCAAGA AGTATCTAACAGTCGGACTTGCGTCTGTGAAGAGGCAAAAGGACAGTTACCTTCAGAGCACCCTTAAGTCAATCTTCACTCAGTCCTCTGAGAAGGAACTGGCTGAAATGGTGGTAGTCGTCCTTCTCGCCGACTTTGACCTCAACTGGGTCCAGCAGACCGTCCAGACGATTACGGAGGAGTTCTCCCAACACCTCTCCAAAGGCCAGTTGTTGGTCATCCACGCCCACCAGGGGAGCTACCCTCCGCTTACGGGCCTGAAGAGTAACTTCAACGACGCTCCCAAACGCGTGACCTTCCGTTCAAAGCAGAACGTCGACTACTCCTTTTTGCTCCATTTTTGCAGCAACCTCTCCCAATACTACATCATGTTGGAGGACGACGTGATCTGCTCCAGAAATTTCCTCTCGAGCATACGCGAGCACGTTCACTCGTTGTACGCCTCGAAGTGGGCCACGCTGGAATTTTCCAAGCTGGGCTACATCGGGAAACTTTACAAATCGCGTGACCTGCCCACTTTGGCGCGCTTTCTGTATAATTTCTATCAGGAAATGCCCTGCGACTTCCTGTTGACACATTTCCGCACCTTGTTGATGCAGGACAAAGTCATTCGGTTTCGTCCGTCTCTGTTTCAGCATGTAGGCACGTACTCGTCTTTTCAAGGCACCTTAAATCGTCTGAAGGATGAGGACTTCCTTGATGAACTCGCCGATAACCCGCCAGCAGACATTAACACAAACATTCCAGCTTTCACCACCTACACGCCCGACCGGGCCTATAACCAAGACTCTTCTTATTTCTGGGGCACGTCTCCTATCGGCCCTGAAAGCTATTTCTTCGTGGCCTTTCACAAGCCAGCACTGGTCTCCCGTGTGCGAATCCTAACGGGGCTGGAAGGGAAAGATTTGCTCGCCTCTGCTGTAGTGGAGATTGGGAGGACTCTGTTGAAGAAGGAGTCCAAGATGGAATGCTCAGGGTTAGAGACGCTGGGTTCACTTCAACAAGGAAAGTTCGATAAGTCAGATATTGAAAAACTGGTGAACACGAACTCTTCGTGCGTTCAGATCCGAGTAACAGCCGAACAGTCGGACTGGGTCGTTATAAATTACTTTCAGATCTGGACCGTTAAGGCTTACAGATCACATGACGAGAACATCGCAACATAA